In Salmonella enterica subsp. enterica serovar Typhimurium str. LT2, a single window of DNA contains:
- a CDS encoding putative pemease (similar to E. coli D-galactonate transport (AAC76714.1); Blastp hit to AAC76714.1 (445 aa), 31% identity in aa 42 - 197, 21% identity in aa 257 - 442) codes for MTSMQKWLRIGATLMFGLFVAYLDRSNLSVTLPTITHDLNIDGATASIVLTIFLIGYAFSNIFGGVFTQRYDPKKIVILMVLIWSIATVFVGFTSSVYVILICRLVLGITEGIYWPQQSRFASDWFSDKERTQANSIIQYYGQFLALGLGFMILSPLDAAFGWRNVFIITGVIGIVVVVPLYITMLKKQEEAPYYRAPAPTEKTKLTLESLGGTPFLLLIFTYITQGMLFWGITLWIPMVVNSLGYTGFSKALVSSLPYLTAVILAIPISWISDKTQKRVLIASLGLLIPGVMLFLLPFVDAPGFKITLITLAMGYYAASFTPNIWSIIQSNVKPHAIGPASGIINGIGAGGGGTLAGLMVGYFYRTTGSYMQGFMVLGCIVILGGASLLIYGRIRAHHARR; via the coding sequence ATGACCTCAATGCAAAAATGGCTACGGATCGGCGCGACATTAATGTTCGGCCTTTTTGTTGCTTATCTTGACCGTTCTAATCTTTCCGTTACGTTACCTACGATTACACACGACCTGAATATTGATGGCGCAACGGCCAGCATTGTATTAACCATATTTCTTATTGGCTATGCCTTTTCAAATATTTTTGGCGGCGTATTTACCCAGCGATACGATCCGAAAAAAATAGTCATTCTGATGGTGCTAATCTGGTCGATTGCGACCGTTTTTGTCGGATTTACCTCGTCAGTGTACGTTATTTTGATTTGTCGGCTGGTGCTTGGCATTACCGAAGGCATTTATTGGCCGCAGCAGTCCCGCTTCGCCAGCGACTGGTTTTCAGACAAAGAACGGACGCAGGCGAACAGCATTATCCAGTATTATGGACAGTTCCTGGCATTAGGCCTGGGATTTATGATTTTGTCCCCGCTGGATGCTGCCTTCGGTTGGCGAAATGTTTTTATTATCACTGGTGTGATCGGCATTGTTGTTGTGGTTCCACTTTATATAACAATGCTGAAAAAACAGGAAGAAGCGCCTTATTATCGTGCGCCGGCGCCAACAGAGAAAACTAAACTTACCCTGGAATCGCTGGGCGGAACCCCCTTCCTACTCCTTATTTTTACCTACATCACTCAAGGGATGTTGTTCTGGGGAATTACGTTATGGATACCCATGGTTGTCAATTCTCTCGGCTATACCGGATTCAGTAAAGCATTGGTCAGTTCTCTGCCTTATCTGACTGCGGTTATACTGGCAATCCCTATCTCATGGATCAGTGATAAGACACAAAAACGTGTACTTATTGCTTCACTGGGCCTACTAATCCCCGGCGTGATGTTATTTCTCCTGCCATTTGTCGATGCGCCGGGCTTTAAAATCACGCTCATTACCCTGGCGATGGGTTATTATGCCGCCAGCTTTACCCCCAATATCTGGTCGATTATCCAGTCGAACGTTAAACCCCATGCGATTGGCCCAGCCTCCGGTATTATTAATGGCATCGGCGCCGGCGGCGGCGGTACGTTGGCAGGCCTTATGGTCGGCTATTTTTACCGGACAACCGGCAGCTACATGCAGGGATTTATGGTTCTCGGATGCATTGTTATCCTGGGCGGCGCGTCATTATTGATCTACGGCAGAATAAGAGCTCACCATGCCCGGCGCTAG
- a CDS encoding putative imidazolonepropionase and related amidohydrolases produces the protein MMKNDILITGGHIIDPARNINEINNLRIINDIIVDADKYPVTSETRIIHADGMIVTPGLIDYHAHVFYDATEGGVRPDMYMPPNGVTTVVDAGSAGTANFDAFYRTVICASKVRIKAFLTVSPPGQTWSQENYDPDNIDENKIHALFRQYRNVLQGLKLKVQTEDIAEYGLKPLTESLRIANDLKCPVAIHSTHPVVPMKELVSLLRRGDIIAHAFHGKGSTILTDEGVVLAEVRQARERGVIFDAANGRSHFSMNTARRAIANGFLPDIISSDLSTITKLAWPVYALPWILSKYLALGVALTDVINACTHTPAVLMGMAAEIGTLAPGAFADIAIFKLKNRHVEFADIHGETLTGTHVLVPQMTIKSGEILFRQIDFGARPNGVEK, from the coding sequence ATGATGAAAAATGATATATTAATTACCGGTGGACATATCATCGATCCCGCTCGTAATATTAATGAGATTAACAATTTACGCATCATTAACGATATTATCGTTGATGCCGATAAATATCCTGTAACTTCGGAGACCCGGATTATCCATGCCGACGGCATGATCGTTACTCCCGGTCTTATCGATTATCACGCGCATGTTTTTTATGACGCGACGGAAGGCGGCGTCAGGCCTGATATGTACATGCCGCCGAATGGCGTCACCACCGTCGTGGATGCAGGTTCTGCCGGTACGGCAAACTTTGATGCCTTCTACCGAACGGTGATTTGCGCCAGCAAAGTTCGAATCAAAGCGTTTTTGACCGTGTCGCCGCCGGGCCAAACCTGGTCACAAGAAAATTATGATCCTGACAATATTGATGAAAATAAGATCCACGCGCTGTTTCGTCAGTATCGCAACGTTCTTCAGGGATTAAAACTCAAGGTTCAGACTGAGGACATTGCTGAATATGGCTTAAAACCGCTGACTGAATCCCTTCGTATTGCCAACGATTTAAAGTGTCCCGTGGCAATACACTCGACTCATCCCGTCGTTCCCATGAAAGAACTTGTCTCCTTGCTACGCCGAGGCGATATTATCGCTCATGCGTTTCACGGCAAAGGTAGCACCATTCTTACTGATGAAGGCGTGGTCTTAGCCGAAGTCCGTCAGGCAAGGGAAAGAGGCGTTATATTTGATGCCGCCAATGGTCGCAGCCATTTTTCAATGAACACGGCACGCCGGGCCATCGCCAATGGCTTTCTTCCGGATATCATCAGTAGCGATCTCTCAACCATCACTAAACTCGCCTGGCCTGTTTACGCCTTACCATGGATTTTATCGAAATATTTAGCACTCGGCGTCGCGCTTACCGATGTCATTAACGCCTGTACCCATACCCCAGCAGTTTTAATGGGTATGGCAGCAGAAATTGGTACGCTGGCCCCTGGGGCATTTGCCGATATCGCCATCTTTAAATTAAAAAACAGGCATGTTGAATTTGCCGATATTCATGGTGAAACGCTCACGGGGACGCATGTGCTGGTACCACAAATGACCATAAAATCCGGTGAGATATTATTTCGTCAAATTGATTTTGGCGCGCGGCCAAACGGAGTTGAAAAATGA
- the ppa gene encoding inorganic pyrophosphatase (similar to E. coli inorganic pyrophosphatase (AAC77183.1); Blastp hit to AAC77183.1 (176 aa), 94% identity in aa 1 - 176), translating to MSLLNVPAGKELPEDIYVVIEIPANADPIKYEVDKESGALFVDRFMSTAMFYPCNYGYINHTLSLDGDPVDVLVPTPYPLQPGAVIRCRPVGVLKMTDESGEDAKLVAVPHTKLSKEYDHIKDVNDLPELLKAQITHFFEHYKDLEKGKWVKVDGWDNAEAAKAEIVASFERAAKK from the coding sequence ATGAGCTTACTCAACGTCCCGGCGGGTAAAGAACTGCCGGAAGATATCTACGTCGTTATCGAGATCCCGGCTAACGCAGATCCGATCAAATACGAAGTTGACAAAGAGAGCGGCGCGCTGTTCGTTGACCGCTTCATGTCCACAGCGATGTTCTATCCGTGCAACTACGGTTACATCAACCATACCCTGTCTCTGGACGGCGACCCGGTAGACGTTCTGGTCCCGACGCCGTACCCGCTGCAGCCAGGCGCCGTCATCCGTTGCCGTCCGGTTGGCGTACTGAAAATGACCGACGAATCCGGTGAAGATGCGAAACTGGTTGCCGTACCGCACACCAAACTGAGCAAAGAGTACGATCACATTAAAGATGTGAACGATCTGCCGGAACTGCTGAAAGCGCAGATCACTCATTTCTTCGAGCATTATAAAGATCTCGAAAAAGGCAAATGGGTGAAAGTTGACGGTTGGGACAACGCCGAAGCGGCTAAAGCGGAAATCGTTGCCTCCTTCGAGCGCGCAGCGAAGAAATAA
- the fbp gene encoding fructose-bisphosphatase (similar to E. coli fructose-bisphosphatase (AAC77189.1); Blastp hit to AAC77189.1 (332 aa), 97% identity in aa 1 - 332) translates to MKTLGEFIVEKQHEFSQATGELTALLSAIKLGAKIIHRDINKAGLVDILGASGAENVQGEVQQKLDLFANEKLKAALKARDIVAGIASEEEDEIVVFEGCEHAKYVVLMDPLDGSSNIDVNVSVGTIFSIYRRVTPVGTPVTEEDFLQPGNKQVAAGYVVYGSSTMLVYTTGCGVHAFTYDPSLGVFCLCQERMRFPEKGKTYSINEGNYIKFPNGVKKYIKFCQEEDSSTSRPYTSRYIGSLVADFHRNLLKGGIYLYPSTASHPQGKLRLLYECNPMAFLAEQAGGKASDGKERILDIIPESLHQRRSFFVGNRHMVDDVERFIREYPDA, encoded by the coding sequence ATGAAAACGTTAGGTGAATTTATTGTCGAAAAGCAGCACGAGTTCTCTCAGGCTACCGGTGAGCTCACTGCTTTGCTGTCGGCAATAAAATTGGGCGCCAAGATCATCCACCGCGATATCAATAAGGCCGGTCTGGTCGATATCCTGGGTGCCAGCGGTGCTGAGAACGTACAGGGCGAGGTTCAGCAGAAACTCGATCTGTTCGCGAACGAGAAACTGAAAGCTGCACTAAAAGCGCGCGATATTGTAGCGGGCATCGCATCGGAAGAAGAGGACGAAATTGTCGTCTTTGAAGGCTGCGAACACGCGAAATATGTGGTGCTGATGGACCCTCTGGATGGCTCTTCTAACATCGACGTTAACGTCTCTGTCGGTACGATTTTCTCGATTTATCGCCGCGTGACGCCCGTCGGCACGCCGGTCACCGAAGAAGATTTCCTGCAACCCGGCAACAAACAGGTCGCTGCGGGATATGTCGTGTATGGCTCGTCCACCATGCTGGTTTACACCACCGGCTGCGGCGTACACGCTTTCACCTACGATCCGTCGTTGGGCGTGTTCTGTCTGTGCCAGGAACGTATGCGTTTCCCGGAAAAGGGTAAAACCTACTCCATTAACGAAGGTAACTACATTAAATTCCCGAATGGCGTGAAGAAGTACATCAAATTCTGCCAGGAAGAGGATAGTTCAACAAGTCGCCCTTATACCTCACGTTACATTGGCTCTCTGGTGGCCGATTTCCACCGCAACCTGCTGAAAGGCGGCATCTATCTCTACCCCAGCACCGCCAGCCATCCGCAGGGGAAACTGCGTCTGCTGTATGAATGCAACCCGATGGCGTTCCTCGCGGAACAGGCCGGCGGCAAAGCAAGCGATGGTAAAGAACGTATTCTGGATATCATTCCGGAAAGCCTGCACCAGCGCCGCTCGTTCTTCGTCGGCAACCGCCATATGGTTGACGATGTGGAACGCTTTATCCGCGAATACCCGGACGCGTAA
- the mpl gene encoding UDP-N-acetylmuramate:L-alanyl-gamma-D-glutamyl-meso-diaminopimelate ligase (similar to E. coli putative ligase (AAC77190.1); Blastp hit to AAC77190.1 (457 aa), 96% identity in aa 1 - 454), with translation MRIHILGICGTFMGGLAMLARSLGHEVTGSDANVYPPMSTLLEKQGIDLIQGYDASQLDPQPDLVIIGNAMTRGNPCVEAVLEKNIPFMSGPQWLHDFVLRDRWVLAVAGTHGKTTTAGMATWILEACGYKPGFVIGGVPGNFEVSARLGESPFFVIEADEYDCAFFDKRSKFVHYCPRTLILNNLEFDHADIFDDLKAIQKQFHHLVRIVPGQGRIIWPENDINLKQTMALGCWSEQELVGEQGHWQAKKLTTDASEWEVWLDGEKVGDVKWGLVGEHNMHNGLMAIAAARHVGVAPAEAASALGSFINARRRLELRGEANGVTVYDDFAHHPTAILATLAALRGKVGGTARIIAVLEPRSNTMKMGLCKDDLAPSLGRADEVFLLQPPHIPWQVAEVAEACVQPAHWSGDVDTLAEMVVKTAQPGDHILVMSNGGFGGIHQKLLDGLAKKAQNVTAY, from the coding sequence ATGCGCATTCATATTTTGGGAATTTGTGGCACTTTCATGGGGGGGCTGGCGATGCTGGCTCGCTCGCTTGGTCATGAAGTAACGGGTTCGGACGCCAATGTGTATCCGCCGATGAGTACCTTACTTGAGAAGCAAGGCATTGATCTGATCCAGGGTTATGACGCCAGCCAGCTCGATCCGCAGCCGGATCTGGTGATTATCGGCAATGCGATGACGCGCGGGAATCCGTGCGTGGAAGCGGTGCTGGAAAAAAACATTCCCTTTATGTCTGGTCCACAGTGGCTGCACGACTTTGTGTTGCGCGACCGCTGGGTACTGGCGGTCGCCGGTACCCACGGCAAAACCACGACCGCAGGCATGGCGACCTGGATACTGGAAGCGTGCGGGTACAAACCGGGCTTTGTGATTGGCGGCGTACCGGGCAACTTTGAGGTTTCCGCGCGCCTGGGAGAGAGCCCGTTCTTTGTTATCGAAGCGGATGAGTACGACTGCGCGTTCTTTGATAAACGTTCTAAATTTGTGCATTACTGCCCGCGGACGCTGATCCTCAACAACCTTGAGTTTGATCATGCCGACATCTTCGACGATCTGAAAGCGATCCAGAAGCAGTTCCACCATCTGGTGCGCATCGTGCCGGGGCAGGGGCGCATCATCTGGCCGGAAAACGACATCAACCTGAAACAGACCATGGCGCTGGGCTGCTGGAGCGAGCAGGAGCTGGTGGGCGAGCAGGGACACTGGCAGGCGAAGAAGCTGACTACGGATGCTTCCGAGTGGGAAGTGTGGCTGGACGGCGAAAAAGTCGGCGATGTGAAATGGGGCCTGGTCGGCGAACATAACATGCACAACGGTCTGATGGCGATTGCCGCCGCGCGCCACGTGGGCGTCGCGCCCGCAGAAGCGGCCAGCGCGCTGGGGTCATTTATTAACGCCCGCCGCCGTCTGGAGCTACGCGGCGAAGCGAACGGCGTGACGGTGTATGACGATTTTGCTCACCACCCGACGGCAATTCTGGCCACGCTGGCGGCGCTGCGCGGTAAAGTGGGCGGCACCGCGCGCATTATCGCAGTGCTGGAGCCGCGTTCTAACACGATGAAGATGGGGTTATGCAAGGATGACCTGGCGCCGTCGTTAGGGCGTGCGGATGAAGTGTTCCTGCTGCAGCCGCCGCATATTCCGTGGCAAGTGGCGGAAGTCGCTGAAGCCTGCGTACAGCCTGCTCACTGGAGTGGCGATGTCGATACGCTGGCGGAAATGGTGGTGAAAACCGCACAGCCTGGCGATCACATCCTGGTGATGAGCAACGGCGGTTTCGGCGGCATCCATCAGAAATTGCTGGATGGGCTGGCGAAAAAAGCTCAGAACGTAACAGCGTATTAA
- a CDS encoding putative transcriptional regulator (similar to E. coli orf, hypothetical protein (AAC75614.1); Blastp hit to AAC75614.1 (306 aa), 25% identity in aa 31 - 278) translates to MSKHQTQLSLLQDDIRSRYDSLSKRLKQVAQYILDNSNSVAFDTVASIAQHADVPPSTLIRFANAFGFSGFNEMKQVFRQHLMEETVSYTERARLFRQKNADEGEPTPEKPGEILKLFSMVNAQVLQQLPVQIKNEQLDAAVNLLAKADNIYVIGLRRSFSVASYLTYALRHLERRAFLIDGIGGMFSEQLSMVSPDDVVIAISYSPYAQEVVELVELGAKRGAHHIAITDSQVSPLAAFSEVCFVVREAQVDGFRSQVASMCLAQTLAVSLALATE, encoded by the coding sequence ATGTCTAAACATCAAACTCAACTTTCCTTACTGCAGGATGATATCCGCAGTCGCTATGACAGCCTTAGCAAACGTCTTAAACAAGTTGCTCAGTATATTCTGGATAACAGTAATAGCGTTGCTTTTGACACGGTAGCTTCCATCGCGCAACATGCCGATGTTCCCCCTTCGACACTGATTCGTTTTGCTAATGCGTTTGGTTTTAGCGGATTTAATGAAATGAAACAGGTATTTCGCCAGCACCTGATGGAGGAAACAGTAAGCTATACCGAGCGGGCGCGTCTGTTCAGACAGAAAAATGCGGATGAAGGGGAACCTACCCCGGAAAAGCCGGGTGAAATTCTGAAGCTATTTTCAATGGTGAATGCACAGGTATTACAACAATTACCGGTGCAGATTAAAAATGAGCAGTTGGATGCGGCGGTAAATCTGTTAGCGAAAGCCGACAATATTTATGTGATTGGATTACGTCGTTCGTTTAGCGTGGCCAGTTATTTAACCTACGCATTGCGTCATCTGGAGAGACGGGCATTTTTAATTGACGGTATTGGCGGAATGTTCTCTGAACAGCTAAGTATGGTCAGCCCCGACGATGTCGTTATTGCCATCAGCTACTCGCCTTACGCGCAGGAAGTGGTGGAATTAGTCGAGCTTGGCGCGAAACGCGGTGCGCACCATATTGCGATAACCGATAGCCAGGTCAGCCCGCTGGCAGCGTTCAGTGAAGTCTGTTTTGTGGTACGTGAAGCGCAGGTCGATGGTTTCCGTTCTCAGGTCGCGTCCATGTGTCTGGCGCAAACGTTAGCGGTTTCACTGGCGCTGGCGACGGAGTAA
- a CDS encoding sugar (and other) transporter (similar to E. coli xylose-proton symport (AAC77001.1); Blastp hit to AAC77001.1 (491 aa), 41% identity in aa 58 - 487, 47% identity in aa 5 - 103), whose protein sequence is MSTSDSCYNTGYILRICAIAALGGILFGYDTAVISGAIGSLTSYFHLSPAETGWAVSCVVVGCVIGSFSAGYLSKRFGRKKSLMVSALLFTISAVGTSLSYTFTHFVIYRIIGGLAVGLAATVSPMYMSEVSPKNMRGRALSMQQFAIVFGQILIFYVNYKIASIAADTWLIELGWRYMFAAGIIPCILFCILVFLIPESPRWMMMIGREEETLKILTKISNEEHARHLLADIKTSLQNDQLNAHQKLNYRDGNVRFILILGCMIAMLQQVTGVNVMMYYAPIVLKDVTGSAQEALFQTIWIGVIQLIGSIIGAMIMDKMGRLSLMRKGTIGSIIGLLLTSWALYSQATGYFALFGMLFFMIFYALSWGVGAWVLISEIFPNRMRSQGMSISVGFMWMANFLVSQFFPMINENPYLLSHFHGAFPMWIFAICCIFSYFFICRYLPETKGISLEKMESVVLAKRRKKLQPIQTERYSD, encoded by the coding sequence ATGTCCACATCAGATAGTTGTTATAATACGGGTTACATATTACGCATCTGCGCGATTGCCGCACTGGGCGGAATATTATTTGGCTACGATACTGCTGTTATTTCAGGTGCGATTGGTTCACTGACCAGCTACTTTCATCTATCTCCTGCTGAGACCGGCTGGGCGGTTTCCTGCGTTGTGGTGGGGTGCGTTATTGGTTCGTTTAGCGCCGGATATTTATCCAAACGTTTTGGACGCAAGAAATCATTGATGGTTTCAGCGCTGTTATTCACTATTTCCGCAGTGGGCACCTCCCTCTCCTACACGTTCACCCATTTTGTGATTTATCGCATTATCGGTGGACTGGCAGTCGGCCTGGCGGCAACAGTATCACCGATGTATATGTCTGAAGTCTCACCGAAAAACATGCGCGGCAGAGCATTAAGTATGCAGCAGTTCGCTATCGTTTTCGGTCAGATTCTGATCTTCTACGTTAACTACAAAATAGCATCGATTGCAGCGGATACCTGGCTCATTGAACTTGGCTGGCGCTATATGTTTGCTGCGGGTATTATTCCCTGCATTTTGTTCTGTATTTTAGTCTTTTTAATCCCGGAATCTCCCCGCTGGATGATGATGATTGGTCGCGAGGAGGAGACGCTAAAAATACTGACCAAAATATCCAACGAAGAACATGCCAGACATCTTCTTGCCGATATAAAAACCTCACTGCAAAATGACCAACTAAACGCCCATCAAAAACTCAATTACCGCGACGGGAACGTGCGTTTCATCCTGATCCTGGGCTGCATGATCGCTATGCTGCAACAGGTAACAGGGGTTAACGTCATGATGTATTACGCGCCAATCGTCCTTAAGGATGTGACCGGTAGCGCCCAGGAGGCCCTGTTCCAGACAATCTGGATCGGCGTGATTCAGCTTATCGGTTCCATTATTGGCGCAATGATTATGGATAAGATGGGGCGTTTGTCGCTGATGCGTAAAGGCACTATCGGCAGCATCATCGGCTTGTTGCTCACCTCATGGGCGCTGTACAGCCAGGCAACCGGTTATTTCGCGCTATTCGGTATGCTGTTCTTTATGATTTTCTACGCGCTTTCCTGGGGCGTGGGCGCATGGGTGCTTATTTCTGAAATATTCCCTAACCGGATGAGGTCGCAGGGAATGAGTATTTCGGTCGGATTTATGTGGATGGCAAACTTTTTAGTTTCGCAATTCTTCCCGATGATTAATGAAAACCCGTATTTACTTTCGCATTTCCACGGCGCATTTCCAATGTGGATATTTGCCATCTGCTGCATCTTCAGTTACTTCTTTATCTGCCGTTACCTGCCGGAAACAAAAGGCATTTCGCTGGAGAAAATGGAGAGCGTAGTGTTAGCAAAACGCAGAAAAAAACTGCAGCCAATTCAAACCGAACGTTATTCTGATTAA